Below is a window of candidate division WOR-3 bacterium DNA.
AACCTTAACCCCGGTTTCCTTAGTTAGCTCCAAAGCGGCACGAGCAAGGAGGAAGGTTAGCGCCTGATGGAACCAGAGTGCAATGGAGTTTGGGTTTTTCCCCGAGAGGGTCATCTCAAACACCCGAAGCAAAATAGGCTTGGGGTCAATGATTAGACCCCTTGGTGATGAGATGAGGGCGTTGGATAGACGGTTTTGGCGCAAGGCAGATTTGCGGGCGTTTAGCGCGGCATTTTCAAGGGCAATCGCTGCCTCACCCTCAAATGTTGCCCTTATGCAGATTCCGGTTATTGCGGCGACAGCATCAAAAAGTCTGCCCAAACTGGAGGTTAGGACCGGGAGGTTGTCTGGAAGTGGGTGACCTTTTAAACCCAGCCCATTAATTTGCCTTTCCTTTAACCCGCACTGAGACAGATAGGCAAGCGCCACCTTTACCGGGTCGGCAACCATACCTGCGCCGGCATTATGCCTTAGATAGCCAAGATGACCCAGCCTCCTCCACGAAAGGTCCTTTCTTATCAGGATAAACTCACACCCCCAGATTGCCCCATCAAGCCCATAGCCGGTGCCATCACAGCCAACCCCAAGGACAGGAGCAGATAGGTTGTGTTCCGCCATTACCGCAAGGAGATGAGCAAAGTGATGCTGGATTTGGCAGACATTAGCACCAAACCGTTCTGCCAGTTTAAAAGCGAGGCGGGTTGAATGGTAGTCGGGATGGAGGTCACAGACAACCCTTTTTGGTATTATACCTGTCCAGGTAATTAGCCTCTCTAAGGTTTCAAGGAGAAATTGTTCGGACCGGGCAGAATCAAGTTCACCAATATGGGGGCTGAAAAAAACCCTTTCGCCTGCAGCAACTGCAAACATATTCCGGCCATCCCCACCCAGCGCCAAGGTGGGTTGTTTCACGTGAAACATCCTGCCCAATTGTAAAGGCTGGGGGGCATAACCCCTTGCCCTGCGCACCAAAATCGGCTTACTACTTTCCATAGCGACAACCGCATCGTCGCAGCGGTTGGCGATGGGACGATTATGGGTTAGTGCAAGGTCAAAAACCCCTCTGAGGTTATTTATAAGTTCCTTCTCCTCACTAACAATAGGTTCATCGCTACGATTGGCACTGGTCATCACCAAAACCGCGGGCTTTTTGGTTAACTGGCGCAGGGTGTGAAAAAGGAGAAGGTGGAGCGGGGTATAGGCAAGCATCACCCCCAAATCAGGGTTGTTAGGCGCAACAAGAGGGGCGATTTCAAGTAAAGGTTTTTTCTTTTTGGGCAAAAGGACAATTGGACAGGCGGAGGAGCCAAGGATTTTAGCAGCACCCGGTGGTAGTTTGCAGATAAGTTTAGCAGTTTTAATATCTTCTACCATTATCGCCAGCGGTTTGTTTGAGCGCTCCTTTCTTAAGCGGAGGCTTTTCACAGCGGTTTCGTTCGTGGCATCGCAGGCAAGATGAAAGCCTCCCAACCCTTTGATTGCTAATATCTTACCTTTTATGAGCGCATTTGCCGCCTCACTCAGGGGGTTACCGGGTAGATGCCTTCCCTTATTATCTACCAGGTAAAGTTGCGGTCCACAAACAGGGCAGGCAATCGGTTCGGCGTGGAAGCGCCGGTTAAGCGGGTCAAGATACTCTTTTTGGCACTCGGGGCACATATTGAAAAGACGCATTGTGGTTCTTTCGCGGTCGTAGGGGATTTGCTCGATAATGGTGTAGCGGGGGCCGCATTTGGTGCAGTTGATAAATGGATAAAGAAAGCGCCGGTCCCGAGGATTAAAAAGCTCTTGGCGGCATTCAGCGCAGATGGAGAGGTCTGGCAGGACATCAACGCTTTGGGAACTGGGTTCAGCGGTGCTTTTGATAATTGAAAAGTTGGCAAAGGGAGGGGCTTTTATATAAACAGTTTTAAAGGCGGTAATAATTGATAAAGGAGGGGGGTGGGTTCGAAGTTGGTGGATAAATAATTGTAAATTATCGCCTTGGGCAACAATCACCACCCCTGCCCTGGTATTGGCGATTGTGCCTTTGATGTTTAAGGCAGAGGCAAGTTGATAAACATAAGGTCGGAAACCAATACCCTGAACCTGCCCCTTTATCTCAATGTGGGCGGTTTTGACAAGCCTTTTCTTTATGATACTCAGTTAGTTACGCTTTCAGCCTTTTCTTTCGGTTTATCGGGTTCGATCACCTCTGGCTCCTCTTCTCTTACCTCAAGGATGTTTTTGTCATCCTTTTTCTTAACAAGAACAGCAATATTGAGGACATTGCCCGAAAACCAGACCGAAAGCCCATAGGCAATTACCATTAATCCTATCGCATAGGCGCAGATTGCTAACAGTATTGAGCCGTTATAAATGCCCCAGTTGGTGTTTGTCCAGAAACCAGGTAGGTAAATCTGGGGTAGTCCGTAAAGGTTGGTTTCGATTATCAGCATTTTGTGCAGGGGTGCAAAGATGCCCCAGTTAGGGATCGAAACCTTAAAAATGAAGCCAGTGGTGTCGAGCATCTCCTGCCAGGTTCCCCTCATAAAGGCTGATAAGACCAAAGAACCGATTCTGCCCGCAAGGCTGGAGCCAACCCCGAGGAGAAATGAGCCCAATTTAGCAAGGATTCCAATAAGAAAAGTGAACCAGACCAGGCGCGCCGGCTGTTCATTAATGCAAGAAAAGACCTCAAAGAGGGTGTCAAAGGTGTCATTACCCATAGCACCGACAATGCTCGGCCCAAGAAGTAAATTAAAGAAGAGGACAATCAAAAGATAGACAATAAACAGGGAGGTGAGAAAGGCAGGGATTGCAAGAAGACCGACAAAAATCGGGCCGAAATAGGGGATTGAGCCAATCGCGCTTAAAATGAGGCCGGCGATGACCAAAAGGGCAATAAAGGCAATAATCAAAAGCGGGCTGGCAAGAACTGCACCGGCATTGCGAATTGCGAACTTGAACCCTTCCCTCGCCTCATAGAACTCATTGCCGCGCAACTGTTCAAAGGTAACCTTGGCGATTGCTGTGCCGGTGAGAAGCATCACCACTATCAACCACAAAACGCCAATGGTATAGATTATCCAGGAAAACCAGGGGAAAGGAAGATGGGGATTAGGGAAGGGCAAAAGCCGGTAGGTTTCCCAGATGGAAACCCAGTCGTTGCCGGCAACAAGATGGGCAAGATAAGAGAGAAGGGAGTAGCCGAAAAGACCGAACAAAAGCCCAAGCATGCCCATACCGACCTTCTTGGCAGAAAAGCCCAGTCTTAGTGACCGGAAGATGTCTTTGTAGTTAAAATGTAGATTGGTCATTTTAACTCCTTCCATTATTTATTTGCCAACAAAACCCTGATAACCCAGAAAAGAAATAAAAGCAACCCTGCCCAGAGCAGCCAGAAGAGCCAGCGCAAGGGCAGACGGTAGCGCCGCTCCGGAAAGAGTCTGCGCCTGAAATTAACCATCGCTCTGATAATTTTCCATAACTTTGGCGACCTGTCAAGGGGTGATTATCAACTTGGTTGCCGAGGCTGAGGGGGCGTCTTTCCAGCGCAAGAGGTAGACACCGGGCTTGACCTGAGCACCTTTTTGGTCCTTGCCGTCCCAAAAACAGGCGGCATTCACACTTTTGACCCTTTTGCCCAGGGCATCAAAGACCTCAACCTCTGCGATAAAAGGGGTTTTTAGGTAGAATGGCGGTCTGCCAACAGAAGGGCTGACAGCAAGCCTCGAAATAGCGCCGGGCTTTTCCGCGATGCCGGTCTGGATTGAGGCGCCGGCAAGTTTGGCAACCGTTACCACCGCTGCCTTGATTGCCTCAGTTGCAAGGAACCAGTTGTTCGTGCCGCAGTAGCGGAAGTAAAGCGGACCGATGGTGTCGCCAATGGTGTGATACATCGGGGTGAAGTCCCTTTCAATGCCGCAGAAGGCAACATAGCCCTCATGCCAGAATGAGGCATGGTCGGAGTTTTCCTGCTGCCCAGGGTTGACCAGCCTGCGCCTGGTTTTTAAGGTGGTATAGGTCTGGGCATTGGCGATAAAGGAGTCAACCAGCCAGGCGCAATCAGGGCTAATATTCCTGCCAATGACATTGAACGAGTCGCGGTTCTCCCTGCCATAGGATATCATATCAAAGTTGAGCACCGCAACTATTGATTCCCCGCGCAGATGCGCCTGTTGGGCGTAGTATTCACTGCCATAAAGCCCCTGCTCTTCGCCGCTGAAGCCGATAAAGTAGACCG
It encodes the following:
- the hypF gene encoding carbamoyltransferase HypF, producing MSIIKKRLVKTAHIEIKGQVQGIGFRPYVYQLASALNIKGTIANTRAGVVIVAQGDNLQLFIHQLRTHPPPLSIITAFKTVYIKAPPFANFSIIKSTAEPSSQSVDVLPDLSICAECRQELFNPRDRRFLYPFINCTKCGPRYTIIEQIPYDRERTTMRLFNMCPECQKEYLDPLNRRFHAEPIACPVCGPQLYLVDNKGRHLPGNPLSEAANALIKGKILAIKGLGGFHLACDATNETAVKSLRLRKERSNKPLAIMVEDIKTAKLICKLPPGAAKILGSSACPIVLLPKKKKPLLEIAPLVAPNNPDLGVMLAYTPLHLLLFHTLRQLTKKPAVLVMTSANRSDEPIVSEEKELINNLRGVFDLALTHNRPIANRCDDAVVAMESSKPILVRRARGYAPQPLQLGRMFHVKQPTLALGGDGRNMFAVAAGERVFFSPHIGELDSARSEQFLLETLERLITWTGIIPKRVVCDLHPDYHSTRLAFKLAERFGANVCQIQHHFAHLLAVMAEHNLSAPVLGVGCDGTGYGLDGAIWGCEFILIRKDLSWRRLGHLGYLRHNAGAGMVADPVKVALAYLSQCGLKERQINGLGLKGHPLPDNLPVLTSSLGRLFDAVAAITGICIRATFEGEAAIALENAALNARKSALRQNRLSNALISSPRGLIIDPKPILLRVFEMTLSGKNPNSIALWFHQALTFLLARAALELTKETGVKVVCLSGGSFQNRFLRRGLKRLLSKRNLLVYHNEKVPLNDGGIALGQVVVPD